From a single Couchioplanes caeruleus genomic region:
- a CDS encoding DUF3105 domain-containing protein has product MSMSTPGPERVPSTVKVDKTSGQGKPPAAKSGGKPGGGSGAKPGNRPGGKGPQGKGGGKGRKPVTPVKVSGGRNWGPILVAGVVVLIAAGIIGYGVFASMKGTETWEDKAAGIEGIVNYREQKNPQIDARDHKDGALTYVTNPPVGGAHNAQWQNCMGDVYTEPIANEHAVHSLEHGAVWVTYKQGLAADQVDKLKSKVQGKDFMMLSPVANLDKNISLQAWGYQLKVDNADDKRIDEFIKDLRVNATLEPNAGCSGGNTATGPVTAAGNGTNMDQPGN; this is encoded by the coding sequence ATGAGCATGAGCACCCCGGGTCCCGAGCGGGTCCCGTCCACCGTCAAGGTCGACAAGACGTCCGGCCAGGGCAAACCGCCCGCCGCGAAGTCGGGTGGCAAGCCCGGCGGGGGCTCCGGCGCCAAGCCCGGCAACCGTCCCGGCGGCAAGGGCCCGCAGGGCAAGGGCGGCGGCAAGGGCCGCAAGCCGGTCACGCCGGTCAAGGTCAGCGGCGGCCGCAACTGGGGCCCGATCCTCGTCGCCGGCGTCGTCGTGCTCATCGCGGCCGGCATCATCGGGTACGGCGTCTTCGCCTCGATGAAGGGCACCGAGACCTGGGAGGACAAGGCGGCCGGCATCGAGGGCATCGTGAACTACCGGGAGCAGAAGAACCCGCAGATCGACGCCCGGGACCACAAGGACGGCGCGCTCACGTACGTCACCAACCCGCCGGTCGGTGGCGCGCACAACGCGCAGTGGCAGAACTGCATGGGCGACGTCTACACCGAACCCATCGCCAACGAGCACGCCGTGCACAGCCTCGAGCACGGCGCCGTCTGGGTCACGTACAAGCAGGGCCTCGCCGCCGACCAGGTCGACAAGCTGAAGTCGAAGGTCCAGGGCAAGGACTTCATGATGCTGAGCCCGGTCGCCAACCTCGACAAGAACATCTCGCTGCAGGCCTGGGGTTACCAGCTGAAGGTCGACAACGCCGACGACAAGCGCATCGACGAGTTCATCAAGGACCTGCGGGTCAACGCGACCCTGGAGCCCAACGCGGGCTGCTCCGGCGGCAACACGGCCACCGGCCCGGTCACCGCGGCGGGCAACGGCACGAACATGGACCAGCCGGGCAACTGA
- the argS gene encoding arginine--tRNA ligase, translated as MTPADLASTVLTAARAVFVTRGLDVSLLPETTTVERPRNPEHGDYASTMPLQLGKKAGVPPRELAAALAEELSSHPGIKSVEIAGPGFLNIRLDAAAAGVLARDVVLAGAEYGNTDRLAGQRINLEFVSANPTGPVHIGGVRWAAVGDALSRLLRAAGAEVGTEYYFNDAGSQIDRFARSLYAAAKGEPTPEDGYGGAYIGEIAQAVVDQVPDVLAAPDPQEIFRRVGVELMFAEIKQSLAEFGVHFDTYFNEKDLHDRGELQEALDRLTEQGHVYEADGATWLRTTDFGDDKDRVVRKSDGDWTYFAADCAYYLDKRKRGFEKIVIMLGADHHGYIGRMKAMVACFGDDPAANLEILIGQLVNLVRNGEPLRMSKRAGTVITLEDFVDALGVDAARYALARFSSDSQIDIDIEQWTRASNDNPVHYVRYVAARTASVARNAADVGLTRGEPDDFHPELLTHEKEHSLLKALGDYPGVVATAAELREPHRVAHYLEKVAGEYHRFYDKCRVLPVGDEPITDLQRSRLWLNDATRTVIANGLGLLGVSAPERM; from the coding sequence GTGACTCCCGCTGACCTCGCTTCCACTGTTCTCACAGCTGCGCGTGCCGTATTCGTCACCCGCGGCCTCGATGTCTCCCTGCTGCCCGAGACGACGACGGTGGAGCGGCCGCGCAACCCCGAGCACGGCGACTACGCCTCGACGATGCCGCTGCAGCTCGGCAAGAAGGCCGGAGTGCCGCCGCGCGAGCTGGCCGCGGCGCTGGCCGAGGAGCTGAGCAGCCACCCGGGGATCAAGTCGGTGGAGATCGCCGGCCCGGGCTTCCTCAACATCCGCCTGGACGCGGCGGCGGCCGGCGTGCTGGCCCGTGACGTGGTGCTGGCCGGAGCGGAGTACGGCAACACCGACCGCCTCGCCGGTCAGCGGATCAACCTCGAGTTCGTCTCCGCCAACCCCACCGGCCCCGTACACATCGGAGGGGTCCGATGGGCCGCCGTCGGTGACGCGCTGTCCCGGCTGCTGCGGGCGGCCGGCGCCGAGGTCGGCACCGAGTACTACTTCAACGACGCCGGTTCGCAGATCGACCGGTTCGCCCGCTCGCTGTACGCGGCGGCCAAGGGCGAGCCCACCCCGGAGGACGGGTACGGCGGCGCCTACATCGGCGAGATCGCGCAGGCGGTCGTCGACCAGGTTCCGGACGTCCTGGCGGCTCCCGACCCCCAGGAGATCTTCCGGCGCGTCGGCGTGGAGCTGATGTTCGCCGAGATCAAGCAGTCGCTGGCCGAGTTCGGCGTGCACTTCGACACGTACTTCAACGAGAAGGACCTGCACGACCGGGGCGAGCTGCAGGAGGCCCTGGACCGGCTGACCGAGCAGGGTCACGTGTACGAGGCCGACGGCGCCACGTGGCTGCGAACGACCGACTTCGGCGACGACAAGGACCGCGTCGTGCGCAAGTCCGACGGCGACTGGACGTATTTCGCCGCCGACTGCGCCTACTACCTCGACAAGCGCAAGCGGGGCTTCGAGAAGATCGTCATCATGCTCGGCGCCGATCACCACGGCTACATCGGCCGGATGAAGGCGATGGTCGCGTGCTTCGGCGACGACCCGGCGGCCAACCTGGAGATCCTCATCGGCCAGCTGGTCAACCTCGTCCGCAACGGCGAACCGCTGCGGATGAGCAAGCGTGCCGGCACGGTGATCACCCTCGAGGACTTCGTCGACGCGCTCGGCGTCGACGCGGCACGCTACGCCCTGGCCCGCTTCTCGTCGGATTCGCAGATCGACATCGACATCGAGCAGTGGACCCGGGCCAGCAACGACAACCCGGTGCACTATGTCCGTTATGTCGCGGCCCGGACCGCGAGCGTGGCCCGCAACGCCGCGGATGTCGGCCTGACCCGCGGCGAGCCGGACGACTTCCACCCCGAGCTGCTCACGCATGAGAAGGAACACAGCCTGCTCAAGGCGCTCGGCGACTACCCCGGCGTGGTGGCCACGGCCGCGGAGCTGCGCGAGCCCCACCGGGTGGCGCACTACCTGGAGAAGGTCGCGGGGGAATACCACCGGTTCTACGACAAGTGCCGGGTGCTTCCGGTGGGGGACGAGCCGATCACCGACCTTCAGCGCTCCCGCCTGTGGCTGAACGACGCCACCCGAACGGTGATCGCGAACGGTTTGGGACTGCTGGGCGTCAGTGCGCCCGAGAGGATGTAG